The Corallococcus exiguus genome has a segment encoding these proteins:
- a CDS encoding RNA polymerase sigma factor region1.1 domain-containing protein, with the protein MENRIGKSYVARKALFAKGLKDGRLTVQEIEEALPAGTLTAAERWLLYYSLRAAQVEIVDEVTGQVDHGFMAEAPPAAPSNH; encoded by the coding sequence GTGGAGAACCGGATTGGAAAGAGCTACGTCGCGCGGAAAGCGTTGTTCGCCAAGGGCCTGAAGGACGGCCGGCTCACGGTGCAGGAGATCGAGGAGGCGCTGCCCGCGGGGACTCTGACGGCCGCCGAGCGGTGGCTCCTCTACTACTCCCTTCGCGCCGCGCAGGTGGAGATTGTCGACGAGGTGACCGGGCAGGTGGATCACGGCTTCATGGCGGAAGCGCCGCCAGCGGCCCCGTCCAACCACTAG
- a CDS encoding nucleotide exchange factor GrpE yields MDGNPRSDETPETQAPADTQAEAADSGTQAEAAQDGEVARLQAELEASRRRVNELARGLQDLTKDREEFKQRITRERERMLDVERGNVAHTLLEAIDELELVLNSSQQDTSPVVQGVRMIRDSLLSKAQATGIERIQVVGRPYDPNVAEAADMEVTPIPADDQKVVAEFRAGYRLKDRIIRPARVKVARYVAPAQA; encoded by the coding sequence ATGGACGGCAATCCCCGCAGCGACGAGACCCCGGAGACCCAGGCCCCCGCCGACACCCAGGCGGAGGCCGCTGACTCCGGCACGCAGGCCGAGGCCGCCCAGGACGGCGAGGTGGCGCGGCTGCAGGCCGAGCTGGAGGCCTCGCGCCGCCGGGTGAACGAGCTGGCCCGGGGGCTCCAGGACCTCACCAAGGACCGCGAGGAGTTCAAGCAGCGCATCACCCGCGAGCGGGAGCGCATGCTGGACGTGGAGCGCGGCAACGTGGCCCACACGCTCCTGGAGGCCATTGACGAGCTGGAACTGGTGCTCAACTCCAGCCAGCAGGACACGTCCCCCGTGGTGCAGGGCGTGCGGATGATCCGCGACAGCCTGCTGTCCAAGGCCCAGGCCACCGGCATTGAGCGCATCCAGGTGGTGGGGCGCCCCTATGATCCGAACGTCGCCGAGGCGGCGGACATGGAAGTGACGCCCATCCCCGCGGACGACCAGAAGGTGGTCGCCGAGTTCCGCGCGGGCTACCGCCTGAAGGACCGCATCATCCGCCCCGCCCGGGTGAAGGTGGCCCGGTACGTGGCCCCAGCCCAGGCTTGA
- a CDS encoding trypsin-like peptidase domain-containing protein, protein MARRVSCHPVSVRLFSVLFAVALAPVAGAAEDPLKPWLQARVREHLAYFASPSLATVDAPATAGVSSLWRERPAGYAGLPHFTPPTSLAPLIRAVEAGVVNITTVGPGAVVGAVKRSTGSGFVLTPDGLVVTNNHVVANAQGPAVNPTGSGVTPGKDGPREVPVQQVSVRLADGREFPADVVGRDASTDVALLRLNGAGLGTLPAVFLGDSDALEVGDWVVAIGNPFGLDHSVAHGMISAKERVLGVGQFDDFIQTDALINPGNSGGPLFNMKGEVIGVNTAIISEGQGIGFAVPINLVKDLLPNLRENGKLERGWLGVVINEDGADPTATAPVVKDVYRGSPAAQAHIRPGDRLVAVNGRPIGSYLQLLRKVALLAPGTEAKLTLLRDGGTQEVAVRLVARPAQEATEGLSNRGGSSANDLGLVLRDLTPEVAAPLGYEAFLGALVSGVVPRSPAEQAGLRAGDVVMEVNRRRVKDASGVKAALERGSAGASILLRVQRGDALQYIAIAR, encoded by the coding sequence ATGGCCCGCCGTGTAAGCTGCCACCCCGTGTCCGTCCGACTGTTCAGCGTCCTTTTCGCGGTGGCGCTCGCCCCGGTGGCTGGCGCCGCCGAGGATCCGCTCAAGCCCTGGCTCCAGGCCCGGGTGCGCGAGCATCTGGCCTACTTCGCTTCCCCTTCGCTCGCGACCGTGGACGCCCCGGCCACCGCGGGCGTGTCCTCGCTGTGGCGCGAGCGCCCCGCGGGCTACGCGGGCCTGCCCCACTTCACGCCCCCCACGTCGCTGGCGCCGCTGATCCGCGCGGTGGAGGCGGGCGTGGTGAACATCACCACGGTGGGGCCCGGCGCGGTGGTGGGCGCGGTGAAGCGCTCCACCGGCTCCGGCTTCGTGCTGACGCCCGACGGGCTCGTCGTCACCAACAACCACGTGGTCGCCAACGCGCAGGGCCCGGCGGTGAACCCCACCGGCTCCGGCGTCACGCCGGGCAAGGACGGCCCTCGCGAGGTGCCGGTGCAGCAGGTGTCCGTGCGGTTGGCGGACGGCCGCGAGTTCCCCGCGGACGTGGTGGGCCGGGACGCGTCCACGGACGTGGCGCTCCTGCGGCTGAACGGCGCCGGGCTGGGGACGCTGCCCGCCGTGTTCCTGGGCGACTCCGACGCGCTGGAGGTGGGGGACTGGGTGGTGGCCATCGGCAACCCATTCGGCCTGGACCACTCGGTGGCGCACGGCATGATTTCGGCGAAGGAGCGCGTGCTGGGCGTAGGCCAGTTCGACGACTTCATCCAGACGGACGCGCTGATCAATCCCGGCAACTCCGGCGGCCCGCTCTTCAACATGAAGGGCGAGGTGATTGGCGTGAACACCGCCATCATCAGCGAAGGGCAGGGCATCGGCTTCGCGGTGCCCATCAACCTGGTGAAGGACCTGCTGCCCAACCTGCGGGAGAACGGGAAGCTGGAGCGCGGCTGGCTGGGCGTCGTCATCAACGAGGACGGCGCGGACCCCACCGCCACGGCGCCGGTGGTGAAGGACGTCTACCGGGGCAGCCCCGCCGCCCAGGCGCACATCCGCCCCGGGGACAGGCTGGTGGCGGTGAACGGCCGGCCCATTGGCAGCTACCTCCAGCTCCTGCGCAAGGTGGCGCTGCTTGCGCCGGGCACGGAGGCGAAGCTGACGCTGCTGCGTGACGGCGGCACCCAGGAGGTGGCGGTGCGGCTCGTCGCCCGGCCCGCGCAGGAGGCCACGGAAGGGCTCTCCAACCGGGGCGGCAGCAGCGCGAACGACCTGGGGCTGGTGCTGCGGGATTTGACGCCGGAGGTGGCCGCGCCCCTGGGCTACGAGGCCTTCCTGGGCGCGCTCGTGTCCGGCGTGGTGCCGCGCAGCCCGGCGGAGCAGGCCGGACTGCGCGCGGGCGACGTCGTCATGGAGGTGAACCGCCGCCGCGTGAAGGATGCCTCCGGCGTGAAGGCCGCCCTGGAGCGGGGCAGCGCCGGGGCCAGCATCCTCCTGCGCGTCCAGCGGGGCGACGCGCTCCAGTACATCGCCATCGCCCGCTGA
- a CDS encoding DUF6066 family protein produces MNRILAAAFALLVPTLALADVDSRFAKLRDESEPLGGLGAFLEKYVGECDGALVDPQCKQQAEAFRKKYTGKRLYMIVTEDDAGMLSPGDFNPGTNEFTINITPFFSGGKYGLCHGAPKKTDSQGNPVMNYLTVSGTAPDMWNGGTFNRMFTARGVRAQVVFTPQSVWTLPKKGGGKNYGVNARIEAVLVTEGRTGNQLGLWLNGKDAGGK; encoded by the coding sequence GTGAATCGCATCCTGGCCGCCGCCTTCGCCCTCCTTGTGCCCACGCTCGCCCTGGCCGACGTCGACTCGCGCTTCGCGAAGCTGCGTGACGAGTCCGAGCCCCTGGGCGGGCTGGGGGCCTTCCTGGAGAAGTACGTGGGCGAGTGTGACGGGGCGCTCGTGGATCCGCAGTGCAAGCAGCAGGCGGAGGCCTTCCGCAAGAAGTACACGGGCAAGCGCCTGTACATGATCGTCACCGAGGACGACGCGGGCATGCTGTCGCCCGGTGACTTCAACCCCGGCACCAACGAGTTCACCATCAACATCACGCCCTTCTTCTCGGGCGGGAAGTACGGCCTGTGCCACGGCGCCCCGAAGAAGACGGACTCGCAGGGCAACCCGGTGATGAACTACCTCACGGTGAGCGGCACGGCGCCGGACATGTGGAACGGCGGCACCTTCAACCGCATGTTCACGGCGCGGGGCGTGCGCGCGCAGGTCGTCTTCACCCCGCAGTCGGTGTGGACGCTGCCCAAGAAGGGCGGCGGGAAGAACTACGGCGTCAACGCCCGCATCGAGGCCGTCCTCGTCACCGAGGGCCGCACCGGCAACCAGCTGGGGCTGTGGCTCAACGGCAAGGACGCGGGCGGCAAGTAG
- a CDS encoding PilZ domain-containing protein, which translates to MITQPQERRSNLRFDKIFTVYLSTQDGMMRGIGRNISARGMFIEVRDSLGLGEKLKVTFAGEDGTEMTCLCEVRYQVALAFGRKDGRPGNSRGVGLRIVAYETMDDAPLLLVDRERVMH; encoded by the coding sequence ATGATCACGCAGCCCCAGGAACGCCGCTCCAATCTTCGCTTCGACAAGATTTTTACTGTGTACCTGTCCACCCAGGACGGGATGATGCGGGGCATCGGCCGCAACATCAGCGCGCGGGGCATGTTCATCGAGGTGCGCGACTCGCTGGGGCTGGGCGAGAAGCTGAAGGTGACGTTCGCGGGCGAGGACGGCACGGAGATGACGTGCCTGTGCGAGGTCCGCTACCAGGTGGCGCTGGCCTTTGGTCGCAAGGACGGGCGTCCCGGCAACAGCCGCGGGGTGGGGCTGCGCATCGTGGCCTACGAGACCATGGACGACGCGCCGCTGCTCCTGGTGGACCGCGAGCGGGTGATGCACTGA
- a CDS encoding Glu/Leu/Phe/Val family dehydrogenase produces the protein MASEETFMRAPAPTPKRTIYTEAMEIFNYAADLIGLDKRVRLELEEPDYEHIFYVTAKLKDRLVPLSAEAAKSFADLSVTQVRNPEGLERLANGNLILNGRALLGSDVAIRHGHLRLPDGLVYQLVPGESQRFKAYRVQHNQARGPYKGGLRYHREVSLDLFKALAAEMTWKTAIAEVPFGGGKGGIQLDPREYGREEIEAITLRFMYRLKSLIGPNIDIPAPDVGTNPEIMALLYRQFSDGERERHNLRGIVTGKDVRIGGSEGRGKATGQGVAFCIEDYYADRGESVKGKTFVIQGFGNVGSHAAMILGNMGARLLAVNDADGSIFNGDGIDVNALAAYVADPKNLKRSVVGFPGAQRIEKKDLWDVQADILVPAALGGEITADVAERLKVKLIAEGANGPTTPEADRVLQKRGIELIPDIIANAGGVTVSYYEWIQNKRMERWSEAEVDQRLERAMKRNYRIIRDISRNQPRKTEMHDSRPYCIGKAVDSRCAAMILALKRIEAHYLLEGFSQ, from the coding sequence ATGGCCAGCGAAGAGACTTTCATGCGCGCCCCGGCCCCTACGCCCAAGCGCACCATCTACACGGAGGCGATGGAGATCTTCAATTACGCGGCGGATCTCATCGGCCTGGACAAGCGGGTGCGTCTGGAGCTCGAAGAGCCCGACTACGAGCACATCTTCTACGTCACCGCGAAGCTCAAGGACCGGCTCGTGCCGCTGTCCGCCGAGGCGGCGAAGTCCTTCGCCGACCTGTCCGTCACCCAGGTGCGCAACCCCGAAGGCCTGGAGCGCCTGGCCAACGGCAACCTCATCCTGAACGGCCGCGCCCTGCTGGGCTCCGACGTCGCCATCCGCCACGGCCACCTGCGCCTGCCGGACGGTCTGGTGTACCAGCTGGTCCCCGGTGAGTCGCAGCGCTTCAAGGCCTACCGCGTCCAGCACAACCAGGCCCGTGGCCCCTACAAGGGCGGCCTGCGCTACCACCGCGAGGTGTCCCTGGATCTCTTCAAGGCGCTCGCCGCGGAGATGACCTGGAAGACCGCCATCGCGGAGGTCCCGTTCGGCGGCGGCAAGGGCGGCATCCAGCTGGATCCGCGCGAGTACGGCCGCGAGGAGATCGAGGCCATCACCCTGCGCTTCATGTACCGGCTCAAGAGCCTCATCGGGCCGAACATCGACATCCCGGCGCCGGACGTGGGCACCAACCCGGAGATCATGGCGCTCCTCTACCGCCAGTTCTCCGACGGTGAGCGCGAGCGCCACAACCTGCGCGGCATCGTCACCGGCAAGGACGTGCGCATCGGTGGTTCGGAAGGCCGCGGCAAGGCCACCGGCCAGGGCGTCGCGTTCTGCATCGAGGACTACTACGCCGACCGCGGCGAGAGCGTGAAGGGCAAGACCTTCGTCATCCAGGGCTTTGGCAACGTGGGCAGCCACGCCGCCATGATCCTGGGGAACATGGGCGCGCGCCTGCTCGCGGTGAACGACGCTGACGGCTCCATCTTCAACGGCGACGGCATCGACGTGAACGCGCTGGCCGCCTATGTGGCGGACCCCAAGAACCTCAAGCGCTCCGTCGTGGGCTTCCCCGGCGCCCAGCGCATCGAGAAGAAGGACCTCTGGGACGTGCAGGCGGACATCCTCGTCCCCGCCGCCCTCGGTGGCGAGATCACCGCGGACGTCGCGGAGCGCCTCAAGGTCAAGCTCATCGCGGAGGGCGCCAACGGCCCCACCACCCCGGAGGCCGACCGCGTCCTGCAGAAGCGCGGCATCGAGCTCATCCCGGACATCATCGCCAACGCCGGCGGCGTGACGGTGTCCTACTACGAGTGGATCCAGAACAAGCGCATGGAGCGCTGGAGCGAGGCGGAAGTCGATCAGCGCCTTGAGCGCGCCATGAAGCGCAACTACCGCATCATCCGGGACATCTCGCGCAACCAGCCGCGCAAGACGGAGATGCACGACAGCCGCCCGTACTGCATCGGGAAGGCCGTGGACAGCCGCTGCGCCGCCATGATCCTGGCGCTCAAGCGCATCGAGGCCCACTACCTGCTGGAAGGCTTCTCGCAGTAA